Genomic segment of Citrus sinensis cultivar Valencia sweet orange chromosome 7, DVS_A1.0, whole genome shotgun sequence:
ttcttgctaACGTGCACCTTCATAATAGCACGGGAAGGGAAAGGAAGGAAAGATTATTACACAGTCTACAATTCAAATCATATTCTCTTTCTTCATCAGACCCTCTCCCAGAGTGTTGTCATTTCCCCAAGAACTCGAAACAGTAAACCAAAGCTAAACAGAGGACAAACCCcgtctctctccctctctctctctctttatctATCTGTCTCTGTCTCTGTCTCTGCTGTGTAAATGGCTGGCTGTACGCCGATACTGTTCTTCCTGCTAACGTGCGCCGGTCTCCCTCTCTGCTCATCAGATCCAAACGACGAAGCTTGCTTGACCCATCTAAGCCAATCGCTAAAAGACCCTTATAAGAACCTTCAAAACTGGACCAAATCAACATTCTCAAATGCTTGCAACGGCTTCACTTCATATCTCCCAGGCGCCACTTGCAACAATGGTCGCATCTACAAGCTGTCTCTCACGAACCTCTCTCTTCAAGGCTCAATCTCTCCTTATCTTTCGAATTGCACCAATCTTCAATCTCTTGACCTCTCTTCAAACGCGCTCACAGGGTCAATCCCGGCGGATTTACAGTACTTGGTGAATCTGGCAGTGCTGAATTTGTCAGCAAATCGACTAGCAGGAGAGATCCCACCTCAGCTCACATTGTGTGCATACTTAAACGTGATTGATCTTCATGATAATTTGCTAACGGGTCAGATTCCTCAGCAACTGGGACTTCTAGTTCGTTTGTCAGCATTTGACGTGTCGAATAACAAGTTGTCTGGGCCGATTCCGGCTTCGTTAGGGAACAGAAGTGGGAACTTGCCTAAGTTTAATGCGAGTTCGTTTGAAGGAAATAAGGATCTTTATGGATACCCTTTGCCTCCAATGAAAAGTAAAGGGCTGTCCGTTCTGGCCATTGTTGGCATCGGTTTAGGAAGTGGATTTGCAAGTTTGGTTATCAGTTTTACTGGGGTTTGTATTTGGTTGAAGGTTACTGAACATAAGATGGCTCTTGATC
This window contains:
- the LOC102617615 gene encoding receptor-like protein 44: MAGCTPILFFLLTCAGLPLCSSDPNDEACLTHLSQSLKDPYKNLQNWTKSTFSNACNGFTSYLPGATCNNGRIYKLSLTNLSLQGSISPYLSNCTNLQSLDLSSNALTGSIPADLQYLVNLAVLNLSANRLAGEIPPQLTLCAYLNVIDLHDNLLTGQIPQQLGLLVRLSAFDVSNNKLSGPIPASLGNRSGNLPKFNASSFEGNKDLYGYPLPPMKSKGLSVLAIVGIGLGSGFASLVISFTGVCIWLKVTEHKMALDQEGKISQLMPDY